In Candidatus Hydrogenedens sp., the genomic stretch AGGAACAGTAATGTCGTTACAGATGCGATTACAGGGACTACATTAACATTCTTAAAAACGGGAACATCCACCGTTACCATTGATACGGACGAAGATGCGGTGGTTCAAAATATACAGAATTTCCTGACGGCTTTTAACGGTGCAATAAAGGGGATTCGAGAATCCACAGCATCGGGAGCCGTTTTAAGTCGGGAATCTTCTATCCGTGAAATAGCTTCTTACTTACAACAAACCTTTTTCAATACAGTTAGTGGTATTTCAGGACCGTATCAGAGTTTAGCGGATATCGGTTTTTCAACAGGGAGTGATTTTGATTCCTCGGCTATTCCCAGTATTAGTCTGGATGCTGATAAATTTAAAGAAGCATTGAGAAACAACAAAACAAATGTGACTGAATTGTTTTCTAATTCCTCCTCGACGGGTTTGGTAGATACTTTATTCCCCTATTTAGATGAAATTACAGGATACAATGGATTTCTAAACGAACGGATAAAGACAAATGGTTCTATTGATTCACAAATAAACTCGATAAACGACCAGATTTCAAGCATAGAATATCGTGTAAGCCAGAAAGAAGCAAGGCTTCGTCGCCAGTTTACTTTAATGGAACAGATGATGCAGAGCTTACAAGGACAAAATTCTTCATTAGCGAGATTGAGTGGCACTTTATAACATAAACATACTAAACAGGAGATGGGAACATGACACCTCAAACAGCAACTGTAAATGCTTACAAAGCGGTAAACATCAACACCGCATCACAGGGAAAGTTGATACTAATGCTTTTTGATGGTGCTATAAAAAGGGCGGAGGAAGCCATACGGCAGATAGAAAAGAACAATATTGAATCGGTGCACCGCAATTTAATCCGCGCCCAGGAAATTATTTCGGAACTTCGCAGTTCCTTGAAAATAGAGGTGGGAGGAGAAATCGCCCGGAACATTGACCGTATTTACGAATATATTTATTACCTTTTAGTGCAGGGAAATCTTAAAAAAGAAGTGAAACCTATCCGTGAAAGTATTGAATACATGAAAAGTATGCGGGAAACATGGAAAGAAGCTTTCGAGATATATCAAAAAGAAGAAGGGACAACCACATGCGGTGATATAGAAACACAAGAATTAAGACATCCCACAGGAACCTCCACTTTTAATCTAAGCATATAATCAGTTTTTAGTAATTATCAATATAAATCCGGAAACAAGACGATAGAATAGGCATAGAAAAAGATAGGGAAGATTGTTATTTGATGGTTCTTTTTTATTTGGTCACCGTTAGGATATAGGTAATAGGGAAATACATTTAAACGGCGAGTGAATTACCTCTTTTCGATAATTCTGTTTGATATATTTTATAACATAATGTGATAACCTATATAACCAATAGATTTATGGTTTCTTTATCAATCGTAAGGGCACGGTATACCGTACCTGTAGAGGACTATAAGAGCAAAAAAATTGTAGCTGAAACCTCCTGGCTTCGGTCTCTTTCCTCTTTGTGAACTCTTTAAATCTCTGTGTTCTCTGTGGTAAAAGTAATTAACTACAGAGGCAACGAAGGAGTGAGGGCGAAATATGTTTTGACCCTGCATAAAACAATTTAACAGGATTTATAGACTTCACAGGATTTGTATGTTACGAATGATAAAATGAATTTTTTCATTTGTTTTCATTTGTATTTATTGGAGTAATTTGTGGTTATAATTTTTTTATTGACTTAATCCAGTTCACAATGAGGAAAGGTAGCGTCTATCAAGTTAGGATATATTTTCATTTCTTCCCTATTTTGGGTGTTTTTCTTGGTTTAAAAACTATGTATTGCCTATGTATATAATTGTTAACTTTGTATATTACTCTATATTCTGTTTATGTTATCTTTATGTACTTCCCACCATAGTTCCCATTTTTGAATGTCTTCACCAAAATCTTGTCCAGTGATAACTTTCAAGGCTTCTTCCGCTGCGTTATATGGGAAACCTTCCTTTATCACATATTTACTATCTTTTTTAAGTATCAAAATCAGAGGCTCAACTGCCTGATAGTCTATTATTCCTTTCCGTGCTAATTTTTCTATTATCTGACAAGCAAACCAACGAGTGCCTATATCTTTATGGTTAAGTGTGGAAATCAATGGAGATATTACTTTGGGGTCTTCTATTTCAATCAAAGCATCTATTGTCTTTACCAGAATATCACCCTCTTCTTCCTTATTAAGTATTTCTATAAGAGGTTCTATGGCTCTGGGGTCTTTCATTTTTCCTAATGCCTCCACAGCGGCTTCTACAATATTTGTATCTTTATCTTTAAGTTTACTAATGAGAGATTCTATTCCACCTTCATTTAGTGCCTCTAATACTTTTTTCTTTGCCTTTGAACGACGCACCACGGATAGAACAATTAGAAATACAAGAAGAGCAAATACAATCAGCCCTATTACCCAATTTGTGTTAATTATAATATGCATACTCTTTTATCCTTTTATTAGGTTGTGTTTATGATGAGTAGCGAATAGTCCCCCATAC encodes the following:
- a CDS encoding HEAT repeat domain-containing protein; translated protein: MHIIINTNWVIGLIVFALLVFLIVLSVVRRSKAKKKVLEALNEGGIESLISKLKDKDTNIVEAAVEALGKMKDPRAIEPLIEILNKEEEGDILVKTIDALIEIEDPKVISPLISTLNHKDIGTRWFACQIIEKLARKGIIDYQAVEPLILILKKDSKYVIKEGFPYNAAEEALKVITGQDFGEDIQKWELWWEVHKDNINRI
- the fliS gene encoding flagellar export chaperone FliS, translated to MTPQTATVNAYKAVNINTASQGKLILMLFDGAIKRAEEAIRQIEKNNIESVHRNLIRAQEIISELRSSLKIEVGGEIARNIDRIYEYIYYLLVQGNLKKEVKPIRESIEYMKSMRETWKEAFEIYQKEEGTTTCGDIETQELRHPTGTSTFNLSI